The sequence TGTTTCTTCTCGCGCCAACGGCCAAACTCACTGACCCCGAGGAGACGCCACAAAGCGGCGGTAATCTCGGAGCCAGTGAGTTGTCATGCAGTTACTTCTCTTTTTGCCACACCTAAGAATTCAGATCTGTTCTCAAGCTCTAAGAAATCGAGATTGATGATCTCCCATCCATCCTTTCCGAGTCCGTTTAAATATGTTTCCAGGTCAGCTCGCTCTTTCCCTTTGAAAATTCCGCCCCCGGAAACGTTCTTGGAATCAACGATCTTGTACTCCCATTTCGTCATTATTCTCTCCTCTTCATAAACTGTCGGGTTCAGCCGACGTTGCTCCGCTGAACCCGTTGTGAGTACCTTTCGAGTTACTTCTTGCCCAGTATGCAGGAAAATTAGCCACGAAACTGACAAGAATGAAACGCAGCGCTGTCTTGAGCGCAGTCGAAGGGCGCTGTCCTGCCCACTCCGGGGCACCTAACGGTGAGCGCAGTCGAAGCGACCGGAATGAACCGCAGACCTATGCTGAGCGTAGCCGAAGTATGACGCTGATGAACGCAGATGATCGCAGATCAATCGGAAAAAGATCGGCGAGAATCTGCGCCGAAGGTCTGCGTAATCAGCGTTCCTCTGGCTTGTCCAGGTCAGGCATACGCCCGTCGACTCTGACGAGCGGAAGTTACCAAATGACGGATAGAGATTGGAAGCTGCTGATCTTGCCATTGCCGCTCTAATTTCGTATTGATTCCGCCCTCTTCTGCCGCCTTTAGTGCATAAGCTGCGGTACCCAAGCAGTGGTCAGCCATATGTGCCGTCTCGGCGGCATGTCCTGCGGCGCGAGCGGCGGCTGTCGCTGCGGCATCCTTGGACTCTCTTGCAGCCGCGTGGGCTGCTACTGCAGCCTGTCGTGCATCTCCAACGGAAATCTCGCCTCTAGCCCACGCCCTCGCTTGTCGTAGTGCATCAAATGGGCGCTGATCATTAAACAAAGTGAAGTATGCAACACTTTACCTTACCCTGCCTGCCAAGCGCAAATTGTTGAAAAGAACGGCCACCGCCATCTGGCCTGGGCTTCCTATGCCGGCGACGATCTGCAATCGCTGTACCTGGGCATGGGCACCAAAATTACTGGAGATGGCTGATCGACTTCGTGCGCATGCACATCAGCCAGATGGCAGGCATCACTCCCGCGGTCAAGGTCGCCGGTTTTGCCGACATGTATGGTATACGCACCGCCTGGCACGGCCCCAGTAATACCTCCCCCGTGGGCCACGCAGCCAATCTGCACCTCGACCTCTGGGCGCCCAATTTTGGCATTCAGGAGTGGTACCGGGCCTCGGAGCTGGACTACGAGATGTTCCCCGGTTTGCCAGAAGTACGCAATGGCTATATGCTTTCCAACGACCGGCCCGGCCTCGGCATCGATATCGACGAAACATTGGCTGCCAAATACCCGCCCGGGGACAAGGTCGTGCAGTGGACACAAACGCGGCTGCCCGACGGCAGTCCGGCCCGTCCGTGACAGACAGCATGGCCTCTGCCCTGTCTTGAGAAAAGGGTGGAATCAGAAAAAACCTAACCGCTGATAACCGCCGATAAACGCTGATCAGACATCAGAAAAGATCAGCGACCTCTGCGCCGCAGGTCAGCGGGGAAAAGAAAAAAAACACAACCGCAGACCTGTCCTGCCCACTCCGGGGCACCTGACGGTGAGCGTAGCCGAAGGGATGAACGCAGATAACCGCAGATCAATCAGAAAAAGATCAGCGAGAATCTGCGCCGAAGGTCTGCGTAAATCAGCGTTCCTCTGCCCTGTCCTGAGGAAAGAGAGGGAATGAACCGCAGCCCAAGTACCAGGTTCTGGCTTGTCCAGGATAGGAGATTACGAATGAACTACGTTGATTTTGGCAGTACTGGTCAGCGGGTTTCCCAGATGTGTCTGGGCACCATGATGTTTGGCGAACGCTGCGACGAGGCAGAATCCGAGCGGATCCTCTCAGCAGCTATGGACCAGGGCATCACCTTTGTCGATACGGCGGCGATGTACGGACAGGGGCGCACCGAGGAGATCATGGGACGCATCCTGAAAGGACGACGGGATCAGCTGTTTATCGTCACCAAGGTGACCAGGAGCACCGACGCGGCCTGGATTCGAGAGAGCATCGACGAAAGCCTGGCCCGCCTGCAGTTGGACTACGTCGACCTCTACCTGATTCATTGGCCCCGGGAGCAGATGCACACCGTGGAGATGATGGAAGGGCTCAATGATGTGGTTCTCCAGGGCAAGGCCCGTTTCGTCGGCTGTTCCAACTTTCCGGCCTGGCTGGTGGCTCATTGTAACGCCATTGCCCAGCGGAAGGGTTGGGCGCCGTTGATCTGCAATCAAGTACCCTACAATCTGATCGAGCGAGGCATTGAGGTCGAGGTGCTTCCCCAGGCCGCCGCCGAGGGGATCGCCATCATGACCTACCGGCCTCTGTTGATCGGCATATTGGCCGGTAAGTACCAACCTGGCCAGGCGATGCCTGCCGACTCCCGCGGCCAGACCGATGGGCGCATTGCAACCTGGGTAGCCAGGTATGCCGATGGCCTGCGTCGCTTCAACCAGTTTGCATCCGAGCGGGGCCTGCATCCGGCGCAGCTGGCAATCGCATGGCAATGCCACACACCCGGAGTGACGTCGCCGATCGCCGGCGTGAGTTCGTTGGGCCAGTTGCAGGCCAGCATCGACGCCTTCGATGTGGCTCTCACTGCCGAAGAATATGCCGAGATTTCGGCCATGTTCGACACCGCCGTCAAGGAAGAGAGCGGCGGCAACTATCCTAACCTGCGCCGGTCCCATGACCTGGTGGCCAGTTAGGCTATTGACAATTAGCGTGACACCTCTGGAGACTGACGACTGTCCGGCTGGTAGCCGGACCTACGATCTGCATGGTTATTTTCGCTCACGACTGTCGAGGTCTTTGAATGAATACAACTCTCCAACAGCTTGGCGACATGGGACTCATCCCGGTTGTCGCCATCGACGACGCCGAAGATGCCCCCGATCTGGGCGAGGCTTTGCTGCAGGGCGGGCTGCCCTGTGTCGAGATTACCTTCCGCACAGCAGCGGCCACCGACGCCATTCAATCGATCGCGGCCAGGTTTCCCGAGATGGTGGTCGGCGCCGGCACTGTGCTCTCTGTAGCTCAGGCCGAAGAGGCCGTTTCCCGCGGGGCAAGCTTTATCGTCTCCCCAGGCTTTGATCCCCAGGTGGTCGACTGGTGCCTCGATAACGATGTTGCGGTGATGCCCGGCGTGATGACCCCCAGCGAGATCACAGCGGCTCTCAACAAGGACCTGCCGGTGCTCAAATTCTTTCCCGCGGAGGCGGCCGGCGGCGTCAAGTTACTGAAGGCGATCGGTGGGCCGTTTGTGGGTGTTAAGTTTGTGCCGACCGGCGGCATCAATGTGACGAACCTGCCCGATTATCTGCGGCTACCTGCCGTTCATGCCTGCGGCGGCAGTTGGATTGTCAAGCGGCAGCTCATCGCTGACGGTGATTTCGATGCGATTGCCCGCCTGACCGCCGAGGCAGTCGAGATTGTGCGACAGGTGCGATGATCCCTAAGCCTGTTCAACGAGCCGGCGAAACTGGCGGCTACTGGCCACAAGGTCGGGTCCCTGTCCATAGAGAGCGCCGGCGATGAGGAAGATGGCTTCCTTGCCGTAGAAACGCGACAACTCGGGCAGCCTGTCCAGCGTCATGCCACCGGCCGGGATGGGAAAGATGGGTTTCAAAGGACCCATGTCAGCAGCGGTGGCCTCCACAATGCCCCGGCAATCGGCGCGGCTGAAGGAAAAGCGGCCGCCGAAATTCACGAATATGGTGGCGTCTGCCCCTGCCAGGCGCGGCAGCTGGCCGAAAACGACCCGGTGCGACAGGCCCTGGTCCGGGTGGATGGCAAAGGTTCCCAGCCAGGCAGGGTGGCTCAGAATGGGCAGGCCAAGGGCGCTGTTCTGTGCCAGGATCCGCACGCTGTCCCAACCCACCAGGCCTGGAGCCACCATGATGCCGCCGGCTCCAGAGCCCCTGGCCTTGAAGGCGCGGGCAACGATCTGGTCAGCTGGAGCGGTCACGTTGGGAACATAGAGACAGCAGTAGCCTGTCTCGCGATTGGCTCGTTGGACTGCCTCTGCGCAGCGGGGGACTCTTTCGGAGAAGGGGGCGAAGGATTGCCCGGTCAGGCCGTGATCCTCTTTGATGATGTCAATGCCGCCAAGGGCCAGCTTGTATGCCAGGTCCGCCAGATCGCTTGCCCCTAGTCCCATGGGCTTGAGCGCCGTACAAAGCAAGGCTCGATCTGTGACTCCCAGCAGAGATCGAATTCCCTCTCTACCAAAACGCGGCCCATGAAACTGCATCAACAAACTCTCCGGAAGATCGAGGTGGAGTACCTTGATCCCGGGATGCATGGCCGAATTGCCAAAGACCACGTTGAGTAGTTGCGTGAGCTCACCGGCCGCGGCTTCGATGGGATAGCTGATCGTAGCGTCGTATCGCTCTTCTCCCGCAGCTTCCAGCGCCTCGATGCGTCCGACCAGGTGGGCGCGGATGTCGTCGTCAGCCAGCAGGCTGTCGGGTATTTCAACCGTCTGCTCCAGGCAGATGCCATAGGCTTTTGCCCTGGCCTTGGCCTGGGTTTCAGCGACGAGGCGATAGCATACGCCAAAACGCTCGCCCGAAAGGCTCAGCGAGGTTTCCGGGAAGATCATAGGCAATTCGCTTTTGGACTTCTGTTTGCCGCAGGGAGAGGGTGAGATCAAGAAGCGCTGACGTGGCGCACCATCTCGTGGGTCAGTTGCTGCAGCGGCGGATAGGTGTTGATGTACTGCTCAACGTAGAAGCGATAGGCCTGGTGTCTGGCGGGATCGGGTTCGATACGTGTGCGGACCTGCACCATCTGCTGGGCCGCGCTCTGGATGTCGGGGAAGAGCCCGGCGGCCACGGCGCCCAGGATAGCGGAGCCCAGTGCAGGACCATCGGGCACGGCGGTCAGGGTGATGGGCACATTGCTGACGTCGGCATGGATCTGCATCCAAAGGGGACTCCTGGTGGGTCCACCGGACGCCACCATCTCATCCACCACGAAACCGTTTTGGCGAAACGTGCGAAGGATATGCTCCGTGCCGTAGGCGATCCCCTCGATGATGGCTCGGAACAGGTGGCCAGTGGTGTGTTTTAGGGAGAGGCCGCGCACGATGCCGCGCGCTTCGGGGTCAACGTAGGGTGTGCGGTTGCCCTGCCAATAGTCGAGGACGATCAGCCCTTCGGAGCCAGGCGGGATCGGTTTTGCCAACCGGTCGAGAACAGTGTATGCATCAACGCCTTGTTCGGCAGCCTGCAGCACCTCTTTGGCACAGAAGTTGTCCTTGAACCATTTGACGACGGAGCCGGTGGACACCTGGCCACCCTCGACAGTGTATTGACCGGGCAGGATGGCGTCGGTGAAGGCTCCAAAGATGCCTTTGGCGAAGAGTGGCGTTGCGCTCTGGCCCAGGAGTAAATGGGAGGAACCGGTGATGAATGCCAGCTTGCCCGGCTGCAACACATTCAAGCCAATCATGGCCACGTAGCCATCTGCGCCACCTTGGGCCACAGGGATGCCGGCTGGCAGGCCAAGCTCGTCGGCCACGTCGGGCAACAGAGTCCCTGCTATCTCGCCCATGTCCAGAACACGCTGCGGGAATCGAGAGATAAGGTCGCCAAGGCCAATCTGCTCGTAGAAATCATCGGGCCAGCCACCCTCGGCTCGGTCGTAGTACCAGCGGATACTGGTGTTGTTGATGCTGGCAGTCCACTGCCCGGTCAAACGGAAAGTCAACCAGTCGATGAATTCGCCTACATGGCTGGCCTGCCGGTAGATCTCCGGCTCGTTCTCCTTGAGCCAGAGGGTTTTGCAGGGCAACCATTCGGCGGACACGTTGCCATAGCCGTTGTATTTGAGGGCTGGATGGCCGCTCTCTGCGATGCGTCGGGCCTGCTCGGCGGCGCGGACGTCCATCCAGATAATCGCAGGGCGCAACGGCTGAAAGTGCTCATCCATCGCCACAACGGTACAACTTGTGCAATCCGCTCCCAGGCCGACGATCTCTTTCCTGGCAATGCCGCTCTTGGCCATTGCAGATCGCGTGGCTACAACCAGGGCAGACCACCACTCGTCCGGGCGCTGCTCGGCCCATCCCGGATGTGGGTGATTGAGCGGGTACGGCTGGGAAGCAAACACGACAGGTTGCCCCGTCTGATCGAATATACCAACCCGCACGCTCTCCGTGCCAAAATCGATGCCCAGGACATAGGAACCGGACATGGCTGTTACCTCCATCCGTTGAAGCAATCAGCGCCTGGGCAACCGCCAACAATGAATTGCGGCAGCAAGGGCGCTGAAGGGTCGACCCATCTTGCCGTTTTATTTCTTCACTTCAACACCGGCCTGGTCTTCCAGGTTTCGTATCATGGCGGAGGCGTTCAGCTCGCCCCAGCCCTTGTTCACCGCGGCCTTGATATTCTCACGGGTGGCGGCACTTGCAGGAATGGGTACGTTCAGGTCCTGGGCGAAGCGAGCAATCAAGTTGGCATCCTTCAACATCAGTTTGAGGGCAAAATGGGTGCTGAAGTCGCGCTCAATCAAGGCATGACCCACGCCGTCGAATATGGGCGACTTAAAATCGGTGACATGCAATACGCCCAGGACATCTTCAGGATCAAGGCCCGCCCTGGTCGCCAGGACCATGGCCTCGCCCAGCGCCTCCAGCTGGGACGCCACCACGAGATTGCCGACCAGCTTCATGGAGGAGCCCTGCGCTGTGCCGCCCATGTAGTGGGTAGTTTCGCTGAGCACCTGCAAAATCGGCTTGACCTGCTCGTAAAGTTCCTTGTCGCCGCCAACCACAATCCACAAGCCACCCTGTGCAGCCTCGTTTCTGCTGCCAAAGACAGGCGCATCCAGGAATCGAACTCCCTTTTTGGCATAGGCCGCGGCAGATTTGCGACTGGTGTCCGGGTGCACGGTGGTCAAATCGACGACCGTCTGGCCTGGCTGCACGGCCGACAGCAGGTCGCCATCGCCGAAAAGCAAGTCCTCGACTGCGGCATCGTCGCTGAGGCAGTACATGATCAGGTCAGCGTCGGCCACCGCCCGAGCAGGGGTGGTGGCCTGCACAGCACCTTGCCTGACCAGCGATTCGCAGCGTTCGGGTGACCGATTCCACACGGTTACAGGATAGCCGGCTTTGAGCAGATTTCCAGCCATGCCCCGTCCCATGATTCCCATACCAAGATAAGAGATTTTTGTCACAGAAGTACTCCTGTTGAGTTTGCAATGGCCCATTCCGATCGAAGCGGGTTTGGGCGTGAGCTGCGCGGGGAAGCAGAGAGCGGCCCGAGCAGGGAGTCAATTGACGGACAGGTGCTAAGTTTGGGTGCCCGGACTGCGTTTGCGTCGCCGATCGACGTAAAAAGTGAGCACCATCACCAGCAAAAGCAACCCACCCCACGCAATCTGGCGGAAGAAGATGGCTGCGCTGGAAGGGAACAACTCCAACATCAACATGTTGAGGCCGGTCGAGAGGAACTGTATGCTCAACACAGCCAGCACCAGGCCGGAGACCGTGCCGAAGCCACCGGTGTAGCTGACGCCACCCAAAATAGCGATAAGCACTGTCAGCAAGATGAACGATGCGCCGAAGTCTGGTTTGGCCGAGTTGGTTCGGGCCAGGAAGATGATGCCCGCAATGCTGGCCACCAGACCGGCGATCCAGTATGTGCGTAACAGCACGCGGTTGCTGTTGATACCTGAGTAGAGGGCTGCCGTCGGGTTGGTGCCAAGCATGTAGACGTTGAAGCCAAAGGTCGTGCGGTTGAGCATGATAGAAAAGACAACAGCTATCACAGTGAAGACGATGACGGGGATCGGCAGGCCCAGAATGTAGCCGTTGCCGATGAAAGCCAACTGGGTTGTAGTGATGGCCGGACCACCCGTGACTACGAACGACAGGCCGGTGTAGATGGCACCGGTGCCCAGGGTGGCCAGAATCGGTGTGATGCCCACGGTCGATACCAGGAACCCGTTGAACAGGCCGCAGATAGAACCGACGATGAGGGCGCTGATCATGGCCAGGGGAATAACCAATACCGGCGACATGCCGGCGCCATTCTCGCCGGCCAGCCGTGTCAGAACCAACGCCGCTACTACCGCCGACAGGTTGGCCGCGCCGACGATGGACAGGTCAATGCCGCCGGTCAGCATGGTGATCATGATGGCGAAAGCCAGGATGCCGTACTCCGGAAACTGTACCATCATCGACTGCATGTTCCTGATGGTCAGAAACTTGTCGGGCAGCAACAGGCTGAATGCCACGAAGATGGCAAATGAGATGACAAACAGGCGCAGCGTATAAATGTCGAACGGCAGACGGTTTATCAATGAATTCCGAGAAGTAGTTTTTTCCATCTGTTATGCTACCTAAGCATCCGCCAGGCCGAAAGATTGTTTGCCGGCGCGGCGTGCCTGGATGGCAGGGATGCCCGTACCAACCAGGATGATGATGCCAATGACGACCCGTTGCCAGACGGTGGGGACGCCGATCAGAATCAGGCTGTTGTTGGCAATGATCACCAGGATCACGCCCAGGATAGTGCCGATCACCGTGCCGCGGCCGCCGGTCAGGGTTGCGCCGCCCAGGACCACGGCGGCGATCACGTTCAACTCCATGCCGACGATGTCCTGGGGATTGGACTGGCGGGCAAGCGAGCCGAAGGTCATGCCGGCGATTCCCGATAATAGGCCGACAAAGGCATAGATGAAATATTGGATGCGGGTGATGTTGAAACCGGCCCGGTCGGCGGCCTCGGGGGCGCCGCCCAGGGCATAGATGCCTCGACCCAACATCGTATACCTCAAAAGCAGCCACACGCCAAAGGCAATGACTATCGTCATAATGACAGCCGGATGCAGGATGGCCATGCCTCTCTCCTGGGGAATATTCATCAGCGACGACCGGGCAAAGGCCGTCATGGCCGGCGGTACATCCCGGATGATCTGGTTGCCGATGGCGAAGAGCAGAAAACCGTGGATCATGCTGAGGGTGCCCAGGGTCACGATCAGGGTGGGCAGCTTAAACTGGGCAATAAAGAAGGCGTTGATCATTCCCAATCCCAGCCCGATGACCGCGGCGACAATAAAGAACAACCAGATCGGCGCATCGGGCGAATAGGCCATGAGCAGCTTGGTGGTTGCGTGTAAGGCGAAGACAGCGACCGCTGTAAAGGAGACGTCGATCCCTCCCGAGATGAGCACGATAAGCACCCCCATGGCGAAGATGCCGGTGACAATGCTGCTGCGCAGGAGGGTAAATAGATTGCCGACGGTGAAAAAGGTCGGGTTGTTGAGCCCAATGATGAGGCACAGGCCGACAATGGTTATGGCCACCAGGGTTTCGTTGCGGCGAAAGATGCGGTTCATGGCGCTATTCCTCGATCAGCTTGGCGGACAGTTCGTTTTCGTCCGTTTCCTGAGGCAATATCCTCTCGACGATGCGCCCGTGGCGCATCAGCAGAATGAGGTTGCAGGTCTGCAACAGCTCAGGAATGTCGTCGGAGATCACCAGTAGCCCCATGCCTTCACCCGCCAGTTGTTTCATCATATCGTGTAGTTCGTTTTTCGAGCCGATATCCACGCCAACCGTTGGCCCATTCATGATCATGAGGCGCGGTTTGCTGGCCAGCCACTTGGCCAGCACGACACGCTGTTGGTTTCCACCCGATAACGTATAAACCGGCAGTTCAGGATCGGAGGTTTTTATGCGGAGTGCTTCGACCCATTTGTCCACCTGTTCGTCGACCTGCCGGGGATCGGTCAGGCCCAACGCGCCACGCAGACTATCGATGATGCGAACCACCAGGTTGCGACCGACGGACTGTTCCAGGAAGAGTCCCTCGGTGAGGCGATCCTCGGGCAGATAGCCAATGTCGTGGCTAATGGCGTCCTGAATAGAATTGATCTCGACCTGTTTGCCATTCATGTAGATGAGGCCGGCGTCAGTGGACAAAATACCATAAAGAGCGAGAGCCAATTCGGTGCGACCCGAGCCCAGCAGGCCGGTTACGCCCACGATTTCACCCCCTCGCAGTTCAAAGGTGATATCCTCCAGCATGTCGCCGGCAGAAAGGCCTTCGACCTTGAGCAGGGCAGGTTGGCTTGTGTCTGGTGTAAACTCGTATGATTCCTCGGAAATGGCGTGGCCTGTCATCTCGTAGGTGAGGCGGGCATTGTCGTATTCGCTGCGCTCGCCTACGCTGACGATCCTGCCATTTCGCATGACGATCATCGTCTCGGATATCTCCAGCACTTCGTTCAGCTTGTGGCTGATGAAGAGGAAGGCAATACCGCGACGTCTTTGTAACCTGTGAATCACCGAGAAGAGGTTGCGGATCTCTCGCTCGGTCAGCGCGCTGGTGGGCTCATCCATGATAATGAGCTGGGCATTCCGGCGCAGGGCCTTGGCAATGGCGATGAGCTGTTTGTTGGCGACCGACATTTCCTCTACGTACGCGTCGAGAGGAAGGTCCACCTCGATCTGCGCCAATGCGTCTTCGGCGACTTGATGGACCCACCGCCAGTTGACCAGGCGCCGGCCCTCGGCCAGCTCCTCATTCAGAGCGATGTTTTCGGCAACCGTCAGATTTGGAAAGAGGGAAAAGTCCTGATAGATAACCTGGATGCCCTCACGGATGGCGTCGATAGGCTCGATTTCCTCGAATTCCTTGCCGTTGATGATCACTGTGCCAGCGTCCCGCTCGTAGACACCGGCGATGATCTTGATCAGCGTCGATTTACCGCAGCCGTTCTCCCCGACCAGGCAGTGGATTCTGCCCGGTTCGATGGTCAGATCGACCCCCCGAAGCGCATGCACGCCGGCAAAGGATTTGAAGATGCCAGTGAGGTGCAGAAGTTCATCGGTCATGCTGGGACGTCCGGCTCCTTCTGCCGGGTGGGTGAAGCACCTTCCTGGAAGCAATAGGCTTCCAGGAAGGTTTGCAACATCCGGCGCCTTCGCAAGGCATCGGATAAGAGAGATCGAGGATGCTAGAACGGATAATCTGGCGCGCTCTCGGCATTAACGTAGACAGCGCCGTCGCCGTACAATACGTTGCCTTCAGCGATCAGGTTGTTGTAGCCATCGATACCCAGGTCGGTACCCTCACCGATTTCCTCACCATTGATATACATCAGAGCAATCTGGTTGCAGGCGGCGCCGGCTACGGCCGGATCCCAGAAGCCAATGTAATCGACGGCGCCGGTGTCAAACAGATCACCGACAATGGAGGGCAGGGTCGTACCCACTTCAGAGACCTCATCCTGCAAGCCGGCTTCCTCAATGGCGCGGCCGATGCCGACGGGATCAGTGGAGGCACTGCTCTGGAAGCCCTTGAGGTTGGGATAGGCCGCCAGGACCTCTTTGGCCTTCTGGTAGGCGATCTCGGCGTCGTCGAACGCTTCGACTTTGTCGCCGGCCATAACCATGTTGGGATAGGCCTCTTTCTGGCGTGCAATACCGCCGTCCACCCACTCGTTGTGAGTCTTGGAACCAAGGCTGCCCACGAATACGACGTATTCGCCCTCTTCACCCATCTCAGCGGCCAGGCGATCCATAAGACCGGCGCCAAAAGCGGTGTTGTCGAAGGCCTCGATGTCGTAGTGCATGTTCTCCTGGTTGCTGGCTTCGTGGGTGATGACAGTGATGCCGGCGTCCATAGCTTTCTTGAGCACCGGATCGAGCTGGGTTGGGTCCATGGGAACGACACACAGGGCGTCCACTCCCTGGGCGATCAGGTCCTCGATGATAGCGATCTGCTGGGCGGCGTCGGCCTCGGCCGGGCCGACGAGGGTGGCATTGACTCCTGGATGTTCATCGCCCCAGGCGTTGACGCCATCTTCCATGCGGTTGAACCAGCTAATGCCGGCGATCTTGACGACGGTCACAAACTCCAGGGGTTCTTCACTGGCTTCTTCCGCCGGTTTTTCAGCAGCAGGGGCTTCTTCCGCCGGCGCTTGTTCGGCGGCGGGCGCTGGCACGGAAACGGGGGCGGCGCATGCAGATACGAGCATGGCGAAGATCAAAACTACAGCTACGACGGGAAACAGACGTTTCATGGTTCTACTCTCCTTGAGATAGGTTAAAAAAACGGATTGTGAAACGACGGGAAGTGATCTTGATACTAGTGTTTACTGATTTCAGCGTCACCTCCTTGTTTTGATGTGATCTGGCTGTTCTAACTTGTTGCTGGTTCGACGATGGCGGCTAACATGATTGTGAAGGCGGCGCAGCCAGGATCCACCTTGCCCTCGGTACGCTCACCCACCCAACTTGCCCGGCCAACTTTGCTGCGCAATGGCGTCACACTGTCTCGACCAGCTTCCGCCGCGCTCAGGGCCTGAGCGCCGGCCTCCTCCAGCGTCTCGCCCGCCGCCACCGCTGTTGCAAGCACCTCACTGGCCGGATGCATGGCGTCCACGATGGTTTTGTCGCCAGGCCTGGCTTTGCCGCGCTCCTGGATACCGGCGTCGGCGGCAACCAACATTTGGCTGATCTCCTGCGCTGAGA comes from Chloroflexota bacterium and encodes:
- a CDS encoding DUF4177 domain-containing protein, with amino-acid sequence MTKWEYKIVDSKNVSGGGIFKGKERADLETYLNGLGKDGWEIINLDFLELENRSEFLGVAKREVTA
- a CDS encoding enolase C-terminal domain-like protein, with protein sequence MRMHISQMAGITPAVKVAGFADMYGIRTAWHGPSNTSPVGHAANLHLDLWAPNFGIQEWYRASELDYEMFPGLPEVRNGYMLSNDRPGLGIDIDETLAAKYPPGDKVVQWTQTRLPDGSPARP
- a CDS encoding aldo/keto reductase is translated as MNYVDFGSTGQRVSQMCLGTMMFGERCDEAESERILSAAMDQGITFVDTAAMYGQGRTEEIMGRILKGRRDQLFIVTKVTRSTDAAWIRESIDESLARLQLDYVDLYLIHWPREQMHTVEMMEGLNDVVLQGKARFVGCSNFPAWLVAHCNAIAQRKGWAPLICNQVPYNLIERGIEVEVLPQAAAEGIAIMTYRPLLIGILAGKYQPGQAMPADSRGQTDGRIATWVARYADGLRRFNQFASERGLHPAQLAIAWQCHTPGVTSPIAGVSSLGQLQASIDAFDVALTAEEYAEISAMFDTAVKEESGGNYPNLRRSHDLVAS
- the eda gene encoding bifunctional 4-hydroxy-2-oxoglutarate aldolase/2-dehydro-3-deoxy-phosphogluconate aldolase produces the protein MNTTLQQLGDMGLIPVVAIDDAEDAPDLGEALLQGGLPCVEITFRTAAATDAIQSIAARFPEMVVGAGTVLSVAQAEEAVSRGASFIVSPGFDPQVVDWCLDNDVAVMPGVMTPSEITAALNKDLPVLKFFPAEAAGGVKLLKAIGGPFVGVKFVPTGGINVTNLPDYLRLPAVHACGGSWIVKRQLIADGDFDAIARLTAEAVEIVRQVR
- a CDS encoding RuBisCO large subunit C-terminal-like domain-containing protein, which gives rise to MIFPETSLSLSGERFGVCYRLVAETQAKARAKAYGICLEQTVEIPDSLLADDDIRAHLVGRIEALEAAGEERYDATISYPIEAAAGELTQLLNVVFGNSAMHPGIKVLHLDLPESLLMQFHGPRFGREGIRSLLGVTDRALLCTALKPMGLGASDLADLAYKLALGGIDIIKEDHGLTGQSFAPFSERVPRCAEAVQRANRETGYCCLYVPNVTAPADQIVARAFKARGSGAGGIMVAPGLVGWDSVRILAQNSALGLPILSHPAWLGTFAIHPDQGLSHRVVFGQLPRLAGADATIFVNFGGRFSFSRADCRGIVEATAADMGPLKPIFPIPAGGMTLDRLPELSRFYGKEAIFLIAGALYGQGPDLVASSRQFRRLVEQA
- a CDS encoding FGGY family carbohydrate kinase, whose amino-acid sequence is MSGSYVLGIDFGTESVRVGIFDQTGQPVVFASQPYPLNHPHPGWAEQRPDEWWSALVVATRSAMAKSGIARKEIVGLGADCTSCTVVAMDEHFQPLRPAIIWMDVRAAEQARRIAESGHPALKYNGYGNVSAEWLPCKTLWLKENEPEIYRQASHVGEFIDWLTFRLTGQWTASINNTSIRWYYDRAEGGWPDDFYEQIGLGDLISRFPQRVLDMGEIAGTLLPDVADELGLPAGIPVAQGGADGYVAMIGLNVLQPGKLAFITGSSHLLLGQSATPLFAKGIFGAFTDAILPGQYTVEGGQVSTGSVVKWFKDNFCAKEVLQAAEQGVDAYTVLDRLAKPIPPGSEGLIVLDYWQGNRTPYVDPEARGIVRGLSLKHTTGHLFRAIIEGIAYGTEHILRTFRQNGFVVDEMVASGGPTRSPLWMQIHADVSNVPITLTAVPDGPALGSAILGAVAAGLFPDIQSAAQQMVQVRTRIEPDPARHQAYRFYVEQYINTYPPLQQLTHEMVRHVSAS
- a CDS encoding NAD(P)-dependent oxidoreductase; this translates as MTKISYLGMGIMGRGMAGNLLKAGYPVTVWNRSPERCESLVRQGAVQATTPARAVADADLIMYCLSDDAAVEDLLFGDGDLLSAVQPGQTVVDLTTVHPDTSRKSAAAYAKKGVRFLDAPVFGSRNEAAQGGLWIVVGGDKELYEQVKPILQVLSETTHYMGGTAQGSSMKLVGNLVVASQLEALGEAMVLATRAGLDPEDVLGVLHVTDFKSPIFDGVGHALIERDFSTHFALKLMLKDANLIARFAQDLNVPIPASAATRENIKAAVNKGWGELNASAMIRNLEDQAGVEVKK
- a CDS encoding ABC transporter permease → MEKTTSRNSLINRLPFDIYTLRLFVISFAIFVAFSLLLPDKFLTIRNMQSMMVQFPEYGILAFAIMITMLTGGIDLSIVGAANLSAVVAALVLTRLAGENGAGMSPVLVIPLAMISALIVGSICGLFNGFLVSTVGITPILATLGTGAIYTGLSFVVTGGPAITTTQLAFIGNGYILGLPIPVIVFTVIAVVFSIMLNRTTFGFNVYMLGTNPTAALYSGINSNRVLLRTYWIAGLVASIAGIIFLARTNSAKPDFGASFILLTVLIAILGGVSYTGGFGTVSGLVLAVLSIQFLSTGLNMLMLELFPSSAAIFFRQIAWGGLLLLVMVLTFYVDRRRKRSPGTQT
- a CDS encoding ABC transporter permease, whose translation is MNRIFRRNETLVAITIVGLCLIIGLNNPTFFTVGNLFTLLRSSIVTGIFAMGVLIVLISGGIDVSFTAVAVFALHATTKLLMAYSPDAPIWLFFIVAAVIGLGLGMINAFFIAQFKLPTLIVTLGTLSMIHGFLLFAIGNQIIRDVPPAMTAFARSSLMNIPQERGMAILHPAVIMTIVIAFGVWLLLRYTMLGRGIYALGGAPEAADRAGFNITRIQYFIYAFVGLLSGIAGMTFGSLARQSNPQDIVGMELNVIAAVVLGGATLTGGRGTVIGTILGVILVIIANNSLILIGVPTVWQRVVIGIIILVGTGIPAIQARRAGKQSFGLADA